One window of the Patescibacteria group bacterium genome contains the following:
- a CDS encoding glycerophosphodiester phosphodiesterase family protein, whose amino-acid sequence MNKEYPIRPDNLARNVSEDDDGYEFSDAQDGELSLVDDETNAFSPSDQPKTIEKAPIWELVGRYEDVGKLHDLAIAVALEVAEDPDNTEKREHLEALNVQLVKMIAEIRRNLDFQEEHDMVQHKWTLGLESFGEALDSGVRTIEMDIRSTKDGHPVVSHALKLKENIFQGKKVSEMTLDEIKEKFPDTSSMDEIFAFFQKYREDHELVLELKDISSVDGIVELIKKYDLADAVRIASLSPAIIEAAYEKCPEIKGFLLNGGITPFLTVPIEDGADGDIESRLEKFLLKGTDGWRAGKMGSVEIVFSGGTYPSPKEAKLRGEGVHAQTGYAFFRIPEEMKEILGGDRSSISLSAVLIASNIISLFSKKTGEEMMRSYAALAEQAGLKTMATTWMEKAGKVIKPLRPEEQFKLLKKLGVNTIYTLNPAELARKARSGTDSKNDSSAR is encoded by the coding sequence ATGAATAAAGAATACCCAATTCGTCCCGATAATCTAGCCAGAAATGTTTCTGAAGATGATGATGGATATGAATTTTCTGATGCGCAGGATGGAGAATTAAGTTTAGTTGATGATGAAACTAATGCATTTTCTCCGTCTGATCAACCAAAAACAATTGAAAAGGCGCCAATATGGGAATTGGTAGGCCGTTATGAGGATGTAGGGAAATTGCATGATTTGGCGATTGCAGTCGCATTGGAAGTTGCGGAAGATCCGGATAATACAGAAAAAAGAGAACACCTTGAAGCATTAAATGTACAACTGGTTAAGATGATCGCTGAAATCAGAAGGAATCTGGATTTCCAGGAAGAGCATGACATGGTTCAGCATAAGTGGACTTTAGGTTTGGAAAGTTTTGGTGAAGCGCTTGATTCCGGGGTGAGGACAATAGAAATGGATATCCGTTCCACCAAAGACGGTCATCCGGTGGTATCACATGCCTTAAAATTGAAAGAAAATATTTTCCAAGGGAAGAAGGTAAGCGAAATGACGCTTGATGAAATTAAAGAAAAATTTCCGGATACATCGAGCATGGATGAAATTTTTGCATTTTTCCAAAAGTACCGCGAAGATCATGAATTAGTACTCGAGTTAAAAGACATAAGCAGTGTGGATGGGATTGTTGAATTGATAAAAAAGTATGATTTAGCGGATGCAGTAAGAATCGCATCACTGTCACCGGCAATTATTGAAGCAGCATACGAAAAATGCCCCGAGATTAAAGGTTTTCTATTGAATGGTGGGATAACGCCGTTCCTAACTGTCCCAATCGAAGATGGAGCTGATGGGGATATAGAAAGTAGATTAGAAAAATTTTTATTAAAAGGCACGGATGGTTGGAGGGCGGGCAAGATGGGTTCGGTAGAAATAGTCTTTTCCGGTGGGACCTACCCAAGCCCCAAGGAAGCAAAATTAAGAGGTGAGGGGGTGCATGCGCAAACAGGTTATGCCTTTTTCCGTATTCCGGAAGAAATGAAAGAAATTTTAGGAGGGGATAGAAGTTCAATTTCACTATCAGCAGTTTTAATCGCCAGCAATATAATTTCACTTTTTTCTAAAAAAACCGGTGAGGAAATGATGCGCTCATACGCGGCTTTGGCGGAGCAGGCCGGTTTAAAAACTATGGCAACGACTTGGATGGAAAAGGCCGGCAAAGTTATCAAACCTCTGCGGCCGGAGGAGCAGTTTAAGCTTCTAAAAAAATTAGGAGTTAATACAATCTATACTTTAAATCCGGCTGAACTGGCTAGGAAAGCTAGAAGTGGTACCGATAGTAAAAATGATTCTTCTGCAAGGTAA